The following proteins are co-located in the Pyricularia oryzae 70-15 chromosome 1, whole genome shotgun sequence genome:
- a CDS encoding CAP20, with the protein MASPQVNGEVPHSAFFDHLAQYPVVNDGIEVFKKNPYGQRSINVTDMVYTRVAKPVIPYLSRPYQYVSPYVKRVDDIGDKTLSRVDKTFPAVKKPTADLYADVSSLVTLPLRKTIEGKDHVVTTYSQEYKSFVNNSGNEGGLVIYGKALFGTALVLTAESISWVKLYLHKAKEDAKAASNNNNNSN; encoded by the exons ATGGCTTCACCTCAGGTTAATGGCGAGGTCCCCCACTCGGCCTTCTTTGAT CATCTTGCCCAGTACCCCGTAGTCAACGATGGTATCGAGGTATTCAAGAAGAACCCTTACGGCCAGCGTAGCATAAATGTTACCGACATGGTGTACACGCGGGTTGCCAAGCCGGTGATCCCCTACCTGTCGAGACCTTACCAGTATGTCAGCCCATACGTCAAGAGGGTTGACGACATTGGCGACAAGACGCTCTCCCGAGTCGACAAGACGTTTCCCGCCGTCAAGAAGCCGACAGCAGACCTCTATGCCGATGTGTCGAGCCTTGTGACTTTGCCTCTGCGCAAGACAATTGAGGGCAAGGACCACGTCGTCACCACGTACAGCCAGGAGTATAAGAGCTTCGTGAACAACTCTGGCAATGAGGGTGGCCTCGTTATCTACGGAAAGGCACTTTTCGGCACGGCTCTGGTCCTCACAGCTGAGTCAATCAGCTGGGTCAAGCTTTATCTCCACAAGGCAAAGGAGGATGCCAAGGCcgccagcaacaacaacaacaacagcaattAA